From a region of the Butyrivibrio sp. AE3004 genome:
- a CDS encoding rod-binding protein gives MAIDMNSMNLSGISQYAASQTASEKASEAASKAKRIQTDDDKAKADKELMDACKQFEAYFMEQIYKGYEKTAKVFSKDESNSMGTLVDYFKDMTIQDIAATGADKQSNGLAQMLYENMKRNYDI, from the coding sequence ATGGCTATTGATATGAATTCTATGAATCTGTCAGGAATATCACAGTATGCAGCCAGCCAGACGGCTTCTGAAAAGGCAAGCGAGGCTGCTTCAAAGGCTAAAAGAATTCAGACGGATGATGATAAGGCAAAGGCTGATAAAGAGCTGATGGATGCATGTAAGCAGTTTGAAGCTTATTTTATGGAACAGATTTATAAGGGATATGAGAAAACAGCCAAGGTATTCAGTAAGGATGAATCTAATTCAATGGGGACACTTGTTGATTACTTTAAAGATATGACGATTCAGGATATAGCTGCTACCGGGGCAGATAAACAGAGCAACGGGCTTGCTCAAATGTTATATGAAAATATGAAACGCAACTATGATATTTAA
- a CDS encoding ComF family protein produces MELSNMAENVVSILYPRRCPVCDEIVKRNEGIIHLECKGLIKPAGRLICMKCGKPLAGKETEYCDDCTKTRHYFDRGFGVFKYRSISGSLYRFKYSGRREYADFYADAAAEYLGENIKALNADAIIPVPMYRRKQRKRGYNQAEVFADSLGKTFNIPVRNDVVVRVKNTVPMKMLTSSQRRSNLKKAFNISQNDVEFKCIILVDDIYTTGSTIDELAREFRRHGVNRIFFVTLAIGQVV; encoded by the coding sequence ATGGAACTGAGTAATATGGCAGAAAACGTGGTTTCTATTCTTTACCCGAGAAGGTGTCCTGTTTGTGATGAAATTGTAAAAAGAAATGAAGGCATAATTCATTTGGAATGTAAAGGACTTATCAAACCTGCCGGCAGATTGATATGCATGAAATGCGGAAAACCACTTGCTGGCAAAGAGACAGAGTATTGTGATGATTGTACGAAAACAAGGCACTATTTTGACAGAGGGTTTGGCGTATTTAAATACAGATCGATTTCAGGATCTTTATATAGGTTTAAGTATTCCGGAAGAAGGGAATATGCAGATTTTTACGCTGATGCAGCAGCAGAATATCTGGGAGAAAACATAAAGGCACTCAATGCGGATGCTATAATCCCTGTTCCGATGTACAGAAGGAAACAGAGAAAAAGAGGATATAATCAGGCGGAAGTTTTTGCAGATTCTTTAGGGAAAACTTTTAACATACCCGTCAGAAATGACGTTGTGGTCAGAGTGAAAAATACAGTTCCAATGAAGATGCTGACATCATCACAAAGACGTTCAAATTTGAAAAAAGCTTTTAATATAAGTCAAAATGATGTAGAATTTAAGTGTATTATCCTTGTTGATGACATTTACACGACCGGCAGTACTATAGATGAGCTAGCCAGGGAATTTCGAAGACATGGGGTGAATAGGATATTCTTTGTAACGCTTGCAATAGGCCAGGTGGTGTGA
- a CDS encoding flagellar hook-basal body protein has translation MVRSLWTAASGMNAQQTNVDTIANNLANVNSAGYKAQSAKFKSLLYQELKTKTVQTTGSPVNSDVGLGVRVSSINSFFTQGNLQDNDSSSAFAIQGDGFFAYSTDAQDLNANNIRFTRNGNFVWALTEANTLELTTSEGNPVLGVDGGPLVVNDVTVKASDITCDAEGNLYYLDANQDRQDIGTIALFQFRNAEGLERIGDTSFMATMASGDPLPEATTPGIRRSQVVQGYLEGSNVNVATEMVNLIVAQRAYEMNSTAITTTDEMMQTANQLKR, from the coding sequence ATGGTAAGAAGCTTATGGACAGCAGCATCGGGAATGAATGCTCAACAGACAAATGTAGATACCATTGCAAATAATCTGGCTAATGTCAATTCGGCAGGCTATAAAGCACAAAGTGCAAAATTTAAGTCCTTATTGTATCAGGAGCTTAAGACCAAAACGGTTCAGACAACAGGCTCGCCTGTTAATTCGGATGTTGGACTCGGTGTCAGGGTATCGTCCATCAATTCTTTCTTTACGCAGGGAAATCTTCAGGATAATGATTCAAGCTCTGCATTTGCTATTCAGGGAGACGGATTTTTTGCATATTCAACGGATGCGCAGGATCTTAATGCAAACAATATCAGATTTACAAGAAATGGTAATTTTGTTTGGGCTCTAACGGAAGCAAATACCCTTGAACTTACAACGTCAGAGGGTAATCCGGTACTAGGTGTGGATGGTGGCCCTCTTGTAGTTAATGATGTAACTGTAAAGGCTTCGGATATTACCTGTGATGCTGAGGGTAATCTTTACTACCTTGATGCGAACCAGGATAGACAGGATATCGGAACAATAGCACTTTTCCAGTTTAGAAATGCAGAAGGCCTTGAGAGAATCGGTGACACAAGCTTTATGGCAACCATGGCAAGCGGAGATCCACTTCCTGAAGCTACTACACCAGGAATCAGAAGAAGCCAGGTGGTTCAGGGATATCTTGAAGGTTCAAATGTTAATGTTGCAACAGAGATGGTAAATCTGATTGTTGCTCAGAGAGCTTATGAGATGAATTCAACGGCAATTACTACCACTGATGAAATGATGCAGACTGCAAACCAGCTTAAGAGATAA
- the recD2 gene encoding SF1B family DNA helicase RecD2: MEIKGYIDHFIYRSPDRAYGVMILVCDGEEITCVGSFVDVDEGDTLEITGEMTEHPVYGEQIKVSSYKIAAPDDIESMERYLGSGAIKGIGETMARRIVKKFGSDTFRIIEDEPERLAEIKGISEKKARDIAIQLADKKEMRDAFVFMSGYGISSTMSVRIYEKYGASVYKILKENPYKLADDIEGIGFKTADEIAARVGISVDSDFRIRSGILYVLLDASAEGNSYLPKDELIRKSKELLGVNSENIEMMMDNLMVERKLIYKGDNEVYAASFFYEEQAIAVMLNELNIKVSHEPESVLLDRIRRIEEKRGIELDELQRRAAAASASNGVVIITGGPGTGKTTTINTIIRYYAEEQMEIMLAAPTGRAAKRMTETTGYEALTLHRLLGVGGGISDDNDVKTRIHYEKNADNPLEADAIIIDEMSMVDMHLFAALLKAVLPGTHLILVGDSSQLPSVGPGQVLHDLIESKAYTTITLQKIFRQAKESDIVMNAHHIKNGEQIKMDNKSKDFFFLKRDNADVIYKHMIELIRDKLPGYVESQSSDIQVLTPMKRGPLGAQTLNTILQKYLNPADPHKKEYVHGDRVIRVGDRVMQIHNNYQAEWEVLGKNGITIEKGLGIFNGDMGVVREINNAIKELVVEFDEGRCVVYPFSELDDLEHAYAITIHKSQGSEYPAVILPLLGGPRMLLNRNLLYTAVTRAQKCVVVLGNVETVETMINNEEQLKRYTGLKDRIMEVTNGTE; encoded by the coding sequence ATGGAAATTAAAGGTTATATAGATCATTTTATATACAGAAGTCCGGACAGGGCATACGGGGTGATGATACTTGTTTGCGATGGTGAGGAGATTACCTGTGTCGGAAGTTTTGTTGATGTTGATGAGGGTGATACGCTGGAAATAACAGGTGAAATGACGGAACATCCTGTCTATGGAGAACAGATCAAGGTAAGCAGTTACAAAATTGCAGCGCCGGATGATATAGAGTCTATGGAGAGGTACCTGGGGTCTGGAGCTATAAAGGGCATCGGCGAAACTATGGCAAGAAGAATAGTAAAAAAGTTTGGCAGCGATACCTTTAGGATTATTGAGGATGAGCCGGAACGACTTGCGGAAATTAAAGGCATAAGCGAGAAAAAAGCAAGGGATATAGCTATACAGCTTGCGGATAAGAAGGAGATGCGGGATGCTTTTGTATTTATGTCAGGATATGGTATATCAAGCACGATGTCAGTCAGGATTTATGAAAAATACGGGGCATCGGTTTATAAGATTTTAAAGGAAAATCCGTATAAACTTGCAGATGATATCGAGGGAATAGGCTTTAAGACCGCAGATGAGATTGCTGCCAGAGTAGGAATAAGTGTTGATTCGGATTTTCGCATACGGAGCGGGATACTTTATGTTTTGCTGGATGCGTCAGCAGAAGGAAACAGTTATCTTCCCAAGGACGAATTGATTAGAAAGAGCAAAGAGCTCCTTGGAGTAAATTCTGAAAACATCGAAATGATGATGGATAATCTGATGGTTGAAAGGAAGCTTATCTACAAAGGAGATAATGAAGTGTATGCCGCAAGCTTTTTTTATGAGGAGCAGGCTATTGCGGTGATGCTTAACGAATTGAATATAAAAGTATCTCATGAACCGGAAAGTGTTCTTCTTGACAGAATAAGAAGGATAGAAGAAAAACGTGGAATTGAACTTGATGAACTTCAAAGAAGAGCGGCTGCTGCGAGTGCCTCAAACGGAGTGGTCATTATTACGGGAGGACCCGGAACCGGAAAAACAACAACAATAAATACAATTATCAGATATTATGCAGAAGAGCAGATGGAAATAATGCTTGCGGCTCCTACAGGAAGAGCTGCAAAGAGAATGACGGAAACCACGGGATATGAAGCTTTAACGCTGCATAGGCTTTTAGGTGTGGGAGGTGGAATATCGGACGATAATGACGTAAAGACAAGAATTCATTATGAGAAAAATGCAGATAATCCACTGGAAGCGGATGCAATCATAATAGATGAAATGTCGATGGTTGATATGCATCTTTTTGCTGCTTTGTTAAAGGCAGTTCTCCCGGGAACACATCTTATCCTTGTGGGAGACAGCTCACAGCTTCCCAGTGTCGGACCGGGTCAGGTTTTGCACGATCTGATAGAGAGTAAAGCCTATACCACGATCACACTTCAAAAGATTTTCAGACAGGCTAAGGAAAGTGACATAGTAATGAATGCTCATCATATTAAAAACGGTGAGCAGATTAAAATGGACAATAAGAGCAAGGATTTCTTCTTCCTTAAGAGAGATAATGCGGATGTTATATATAAGCATATGATTGAACTTATAAGGGATAAACTTCCCGGGTATGTTGAATCACAAAGTAGTGACATTCAGGTTCTTACGCCAATGAAAAGAGGACCGCTCGGGGCTCAGACGCTCAATACTATTCTTCAGAAATACCTAAACCCTGCTGATCCTCATAAAAAGGAATATGTTCATGGTGACAGAGTCATTAGAGTTGGCGACAGAGTGATGCAGATTCATAATAATTATCAGGCAGAATGGGAAGTATTGGGGAAAAACGGAATTACCATAGAAAAGGGACTTGGTATATTTAATGGAGATATGGGTGTTGTAAGGGAGATAAATAATGCCATAAAGGAGCTGGTTGTAGAATTTGATGAAGGAAGATGTGTGGTTTATCCTTTTTCTGAACTTGATGATCTTGAACATGCATATGCTATAACAATACATAAATCCCAAGGATCGGAATATCCCGCTGTAATACTGCCTCTTCTTGGTGGACCGAGAATGCTTCTTAACAGAAACCTTTTGTATACAGCGGTTACAAGAGCACAAAAATGTGTAGTTGTACTGGGAAATGTCGAAACAGTAGAGACCATGATAAATAACGAAGAACAATTAAAGCGGTATACGGGATTAAAAGACAGAATCATGGAGGTCACTAATGGAACTGAGTAA
- a CDS encoding flagellar hook-basal body protein gives MVKGLYTAYTGMVNEQKRMDIETNNLANVNSTGFKEERSVSQSFRDLLALKIKDYSDAPWTARRLGLMNPGVKLAGTYTNFEQGALRQTGQTYDLALNNGLPDVDDDSVNDNMSAGGNAFFATSFASDDPDGGGQLIKYTRDGNFTLTLDGYLVTSEGNNVLDVNNNPIQLDPTMDATINQDGTIVQNFNVVSTIQVARFDNPQFLQRYQDNAFIIGEGGAQVISTTAAEANATVNQGYLESSNISVVDEMVNIISIQRNYETNSKVMQAEDDTIDIAVNQLGRIQ, from the coding sequence ATGGTAAAAGGTCTGTACACTGCCTACACAGGTATGGTAAACGAACAGAAACGCATGGATATCGAGACTAACAATCTCGCAAATGTGAATTCTACGGGCTTTAAAGAGGAACGTTCGGTTAGTCAGTCATTCCGTGATCTTCTTGCATTGAAGATTAAGGATTATTCCGATGCGCCTTGGACTGCCAGGAGACTTGGACTTATGAATCCGGGGGTCAAACTGGCCGGAACATATACTAATTTTGAACAGGGAGCACTGAGGCAAACAGGGCAGACTTATGATCTTGCCCTTAACAATGGGCTTCCTGATGTCGATGATGATTCAGTCAACGACAATATGAGTGCAGGTGGAAATGCATTTTTTGCTACATCGTTCGCATCCGATGATCCGGATGGCGGTGGGCAGCTTATCAAATATACCAGAGACGGTAATTTTACCCTGACGCTGGATGGATATCTTGTGACCAGCGAGGGTAATAATGTCCTGGATGTCAATAATAATCCCATTCAATTAGATCCAACAATGGACGCCACCATAAATCAGGACGGCACAATAGTTCAGAATTTTAATGTGGTTTCTACAATACAGGTTGCGCGATTTGATAATCCTCAGTTTTTACAGAGATATCAGGATAATGCATTTATAATCGGTGAAGGCGGTGCTCAGGTTATTTCAACAACTGCAGCTGAGGCAAATGCAACTGTTAATCAGGGATATTTGGAATCTTCAAATATAAGTGTTGTTGACGAAATGGTGAATATTATTTCAATTCAGAGGAATTACGAAACAAATTCCAAAGTAATGCAGGCTGAAGATGATACTATAGATATAGCAGTAAATCAGCTCGGAAGAATTCAGTAA
- a CDS encoding rod shape-determining protein: MQYTDIGIDLGTASILVYIRGKGVVLKEPSVVAYDRDTEKIKAIGEDARLMLGRTPGNIVAVRPLRQGVISDYKVTEQMMKYFITKAIGHRTFRKPLIAVCVPSGVTEVERKAVEDATLMAGARDVRIIEEPIAAAIGAGIDITKPCGNMIVDIGGGTSDIAVISLGGTVVSTSVKIAGDDFDEAIVRYMRKKHNLLIGERTAEDIKIKIGAAYPRAEADYMDVRGRNLVTGLPKTVKVSSEETEEALRETTAQIVEAIHGVLEKTPPELAADIADRGIVLTGGGSLLRGLDDLIASKTGINTVTAEDPMTAVAIGTGRYVEFLAGYREV, translated from the coding sequence ATGCAGTATACAGATATCGGAATTGACTTAGGTACAGCCAGCATCCTGGTTTACATCCGCGGTAAGGGTGTAGTTTTGAAGGAACCCTCTGTTGTGGCATATGACAGAGATACTGAGAAGATCAAGGCAATCGGTGAAGATGCGAGATTAATGCTTGGCCGTACACCCGGCAATATTGTTGCTGTAAGACCGCTTAGACAGGGTGTTATTTCGGATTACAAAGTAACAGAGCAGATGATGAAATACTTCATCACAAAGGCTATAGGTCACAGGACTTTCCGTAAGCCTCTCATAGCGGTATGTGTACCCAGCGGAGTAACAGAGGTTGAGCGTAAGGCTGTTGAAGACGCTACTCTTATGGCAGGTGCCAGAGATGTTCGTATTATAGAAGAACCCATCGCCGCAGCAATAGGAGCAGGTATAGATATTACAAAGCCATGTGGAAACATGATAGTTGATATAGGTGGTGGTACATCAGATATTGCCGTTATTTCACTTGGCGGAACAGTTGTCAGCACATCGGTTAAGATTGCCGGTGATGATTTTGATGAAGCTATAGTCAGATATATGCGTAAAAAGCATAATCTTCTTATCGGTGAGAGAACTGCCGAAGATATAAAGATTAAGATTGGTGCAGCATATCCAAGAGCAGAAGCTGATTATATGGATGTAAGAGGACGTAACCTCGTAACAGGTCTTCCCAAAACTGTAAAGGTGTCTTCCGAGGAGACAGAAGAAGCTTTGAGAGAAACTACAGCACAGATTGTTGAAGCAATTCACGGCGTTTTGGAGAAAACACCTCCGGAACTCGCAGCTGATATTGCTGACAGAGGTATTGTACTTACAGGTGGCGGCAGTCTTCTCCGCGGACTTGATGATCTTATTGCATCCAAGACAGGTATCAATACTGTTACAGCTGAGGATCCTATGACTGCTGTGGCTATAGGAACAGGAAGATATGTTGAATTTCTTGCAGGATATCGCGAGGTATAA
- the uvrA gene encoding excinuclease ABC subunit UvrA, translating into MTKENTTAKRILSDDIHDYIRVRGANEHNLKHVKVKIPRNTLTVFTGLSGSGKSSLAFDTIFAEGQRRYMESLSSYARMFLGQMDKPDVEKIEGLSPTISIDQKSTNRNPRSTVGTVTEIYDHFRLLYARIGIPHCPNCGREIRRQSVDEMADQILSLPSGTRFQILAPVVRGRKGEHAKVLDRARRAGYVRVRIDDSQYDLSEEIKLDKNIKHNIEIIVDRLVIRDEPDELRGRLTDSIESALNLAEGLLTVDVIDGKPMNFSQSFACPDCGISISEIEPRSFSFNNPFGACPECTGLGYKMEFDEELMIPDKTLSINEGCFQVMGWQSSSKEGSFTNAVLRALAKEYKFDLDTPFEKLSPKVRNMLVHGADREVTVAYTGQRGEGRYPIKFDGLIKNVEQRYRETYSENQKAEYEQYMRITPCPACKGQRLKADSLAVTIDDKNIYEITSFSIGELHEYLEGLKLTKQQELIGAQVLKEIRARVGFLIDVGLDYLSLSRATGTLSGGEAQRIRLATQIGSGLCGVCYILDEPSIGLHQRDNDKLLNTLKNLRDLGNTLIVVEHDEDTMRAADYIVDVGPGAGSHGGEIVAAGTAEEIMKVEESVTGQYLSGKLKIEVPDHRRKPTGWIKVKGAEENNLKNIDVKFPLGVLTIVTGVSGSGKSSLVNEILYKHLERDLNRARCIPGKHKGIEGIEQLDKVIAIDQSPIGRTPRSNPATYTGVFDMIRDLFAGTPDAKTRGYKKGRFSFNVKGGRCEACGGDGIIKIEMHFLPDVYVPCEVCGGKRYNRETLEVRYKGKNIYDVLDMTVEEALPFFENIKTIKRKIKTLYDVGLGYVKLGQPSTELSGGEAQRIKLATELSRVSTGKTIYILDEPTTGLHFADVQKLVKILHELVETGNTVIVIEHNLDVIKTGDYIIDMGPEGGSGGGTVVVQGTPEQVAKCKESYTGAYIKKMLEKK; encoded by the coding sequence ATGACAAAGGAGAACACCACTGCAAAGCGCATCCTTTCAGATGATATACACGATTATATTCGTGTGCGGGGTGCAAATGAGCATAATCTGAAGCATGTTAAGGTGAAAATACCAAGAAATACACTGACTGTTTTTACGGGACTTTCGGGCTCGGGTAAATCATCTCTTGCATTTGATACCATTTTTGCTGAAGGACAGCGCAGATACATGGAATCTCTGTCATCCTATGCAAGAATGTTCCTTGGTCAGATGGATAAACCGGATGTTGAGAAAATTGAGGGACTTTCACCTACGATATCAATAGATCAGAAATCCACTAACAGGAATCCGAGATCCACTGTTGGAACTGTTACTGAGATATATGATCATTTCAGATTGTTATATGCGAGAATTGGTATACCCCATTGTCCTAATTGTGGAAGAGAAATACGCAGGCAGAGCGTTGATGAGATGGCAGATCAGATATTGTCTCTTCCGTCAGGTACCAGATTTCAGATACTTGCTCCTGTAGTTCGCGGGAGGAAGGGTGAACATGCCAAAGTTCTCGACAGGGCAAGACGAGCCGGTTATGTGCGTGTAAGGATTGATGACAGCCAGTATGATCTCTCTGAAGAAATAAAACTGGATAAAAATATAAAGCATAATATTGAGATAATTGTGGACAGGCTTGTGATTCGTGATGAACCGGACGAACTTAGGGGAAGACTTACGGATTCAATCGAAAGCGCACTTAATCTTGCAGAGGGTCTTCTTACTGTTGATGTAATTGATGGAAAACCCATGAACTTCAGCCAGAGTTTTGCGTGTCCTGACTGTGGTATTAGCATTTCGGAAATAGAACCAAGAAGCTTTTCGTTTAATAATCCATTCGGAGCGTGCCCTGAGTGTACGGGACTGGGATATAAAATGGAATTTGATGAGGAGCTGATGATTCCCGATAAAACGCTTTCTATAAATGAAGGATGTTTTCAGGTGATGGGATGGCAGTCTTCAAGTAAGGAGGGGAGCTTTACCAATGCTGTTCTGAGGGCACTTGCGAAAGAATACAAATTCGATCTGGACACACCTTTTGAGAAGTTGTCACCTAAAGTGAGAAATATGTTGGTTCATGGAGCTGACAGGGAAGTTACGGTTGCGTATACCGGTCAGCGCGGTGAGGGACGCTACCCTATTAAATTTGACGGACTTATAAAGAATGTAGAGCAGAGATATAGAGAGACATATTCGGAAAATCAGAAAGCAGAATATGAACAGTATATGAGAATCACGCCTTGCCCTGCATGTAAAGGACAGAGACTCAAGGCGGATTCCCTTGCAGTAACCATAGATGACAAAAATATTTATGAAATTACTTCATTTTCCATAGGTGAACTTCATGAATATCTGGAGGGATTAAAACTAACCAAGCAACAGGAACTGATTGGAGCACAGGTATTAAAGGAAATCAGAGCAAGAGTCGGATTCCTGATAGATGTGGGACTGGATTACCTCTCGCTTTCAAGAGCAACGGGAACTTTATCAGGAGGAGAGGCGCAGCGTATAAGACTTGCGACACAGATTGGGTCAGGCCTTTGCGGTGTGTGCTATATCCTTGATGAGCCAAGTATCGGACTTCATCAGAGAGACAATGATAAGCTTCTCAATACGCTTAAGAATCTCAGAGATTTAGGCAATACACTGATTGTGGTTGAACATGATGAAGATACCATGCGTGCGGCGGATTACATTGTGGATGTCGGACCGGGAGCCGGTTCTCATGGAGGTGAGATAGTTGCGGCCGGGACTGCCGAGGAAATAATGAAAGTAGAAGAATCCGTAACGGGACAGTATCTTTCCGGGAAGCTAAAAATAGAAGTACCCGACCACAGAAGAAAGCCGACCGGATGGATTAAAGTAAAGGGTGCTGAAGAAAACAACCTTAAAAATATTGACGTTAAATTTCCTTTAGGTGTGCTCACTATAGTCACCGGAGTGTCAGGATCGGGAAAAAGCTCTCTTGTAAACGAAATATTATACAAACATTTGGAGAGAGACTTAAACAGAGCAAGATGTATTCCGGGAAAGCATAAAGGGATAGAAGGGATTGAACAGCTCGATAAAGTAATTGCCATAGATCAGTCACCTATAGGACGGACACCGAGGTCAAATCCTGCTACTTATACAGGTGTTTTTGATATGATCAGGGATCTGTTTGCAGGAACGCCGGATGCCAAGACAAGAGGATATAAAAAGGGAAGGTTCTCATTCAATGTTAAAGGAGGAAGATGTGAAGCCTGCGGCGGAGACGGTATTATAAAAATAGAAATGCATTTTCTTCCCGACGTATATGTTCCCTGTGAAGTATGCGGTGGAAAGCGCTACAACAGAGAGACGCTGGAGGTTCGCTACAAGGGCAAGAACATATATGATGTACTCGATATGACTGTGGAAGAAGCTCTTCCTTTCTTTGAGAATATAAAAACAATAAAGAGAAAGATTAAGACGTTATATGACGTGGGGCTTGGTTATGTTAAGCTGGGGCAACCCTCAACGGAATTGTCAGGTGGTGAAGCACAGAGAATAAAACTTGCTACCGAACTTTCAAGGGTAAGTACAGGAAAAACCATCTATATACTTGATGAACCCACGACAGGTCTTCATTTTGCGGATGTACAAAAACTTGTAAAAATATTACACGAGTTGGTAGAGACAGGGAATACGGTTATAGTTATTGAGCATAATCTGGATGTTATAAAAACAGGTGACTATATAATAGATATGGGACCTGAGGGCGGCTCCGGAGGAGGTACCGTTGTTGTGCAGGGCACGCCGGAACAGGTGGCTAAGTGTAAGGAATCCTATACCGGTGCATACATCAAAAAGATGCTGGAGAAAAAATAA
- a CDS encoding flagellar protein, whose product MSNIRNCSRCGKMFNYIAGDVLCESCKKQIEEKFQQVKKYIQDNPGSGLKKISDDCEVSTKQLKKWILEERLMFTEDSPIQITCENCGERIQTGRLCAKCKATVTNALNDTVKQRQQALAAELAKKQAAQNSDQKSGMKFLRT is encoded by the coding sequence ATGAGTAATATTCGTAATTGTTCCAGATGTGGTAAGATGTTCAATTATATCGCAGGCGATGTGCTTTGCGAAAGTTGTAAGAAACAGATTGAAGAGAAGTTCCAACAGGTAAAAAAGTATATACAGGATAATCCGGGAAGCGGTTTGAAGAAGATATCTGATGATTGTGAGGTTTCTACCAAACAGCTTAAAAAGTGGATACTTGAGGAGAGACTTATGTTTACAGAGGATTCTCCGATTCAGATCACTTGCGAGAATTGCGGAGAACGTATTCAGACAGGAAGACTTTGTGCTAAATGTAAGGCTACTGTAACCAATGCGCTTAACGATACTGTGAAGCAGCGTCAGCAGGCGCTTGCTGCTGAGCTTGCCAAGAAACAGGCTGCTCAGAATTCGGATCAGAAGTCCGGAATGAAATTTCTTAGAACCTGA